From one Acidobacteriota bacterium genomic stretch:
- a CDS encoding M20/M25/M40 family metallo-hydrolase encodes MTGTEWTRFIDKVHLALENSERGDPESGTSGLEIEFNILDKNLVPVCQVGYGPEARPFADYLNGEGLPEWVRGHFQLEVFRWMTELTTTPCFSARATAAQARLLEGILLDTLSEIGQGHGTSFLALHGNIPSSVEVTADDIPRGWNLARQRYLRRCVELYGANLATAGVHTNHSFPEALLSLDFLHLPLSQRRGKTLVDYRNQAVIRATRLLRPACPVFIAVSAASPFASEEVNGTVETVLTDHDSRRLASFPNPEPLDVPGLYASHDEYIDISYELVRSGIRFGANNWTPVRARSDVAPVRRNISATSDQLKELYRRGIYSTGAHGSIEEAERALVVENLCARVDLPMERVEVRTDEGGDNLELSVAKILLKELLMLRAYADPEYGSGYTYCPEDILRARRNEQEASRRGLDAEIEHPAHGGKVTVRDQLGEILAEVESLADGLGYADDLEPLRKMRDGGTNPAGATRAWVLERLGGDVRRTQDGRVVVPPELLVEWFDERRSRVAHEVAEIASSPGLYRSEWNKLAPLVLGLREMAERRPSLPVRVGRPARPALEIEGVSDRTRDVLLLATDMVRIPSITNCEDERIDQVFSCAGFVANFLSRHGLDVRFFDRGRYPAVLARFPSQDSAEVTLCGHFDVVRPEPDDSQFEPMIQGDYLWGRGAADMKTVVASYMVWMSEVMAGGPPYPPINLLLVGNEENGEGEPFGTPHVLKTLENESGWKPGLMVVGERTGEEGNELFGKVCTESRGVLRMEITARGACGHTGTGAGPRDLLDSLIEIKSVLGSSCNRHLTLSSMNGWETSARFPYLNVGERGVYNITAGLGVLGLEVRPIPDDDLEALVAEVRSLCNELGLEETVEVMEAGVKCPPDNPYLTHLIASVTSISGGPAVIGKKKPGSSARFAPGGNQVVWGQSGIGPHSREERHFIPSIEPYLRVLDEFAKRVGKR; translated from the coding sequence GTGACCGGCACAGAGTGGACTCGCTTCATTGACAAGGTCCATCTAGCGCTCGAAAACTCGGAACGTGGGGACCCGGAGAGCGGTACCTCGGGCCTCGAGATCGAGTTCAACATTCTCGACAAGAATCTCGTGCCGGTCTGCCAGGTCGGCTACGGCCCAGAGGCGAGGCCTTTCGCCGACTATCTCAACGGCGAGGGGCTTCCAGAGTGGGTTCGCGGGCATTTTCAGCTCGAGGTCTTCCGATGGATGACCGAGCTCACCACGACGCCGTGCTTTTCGGCCCGCGCCACCGCTGCTCAAGCGCGACTGCTGGAGGGCATCCTGCTCGACACACTTTCGGAGATCGGTCAAGGCCACGGTACCTCGTTCCTCGCGCTGCACGGCAATATTCCGAGTTCCGTCGAGGTCACAGCGGATGACATTCCGCGCGGGTGGAACCTGGCACGCCAACGGTACCTCCGCCGCTGCGTCGAGCTCTACGGCGCCAATCTTGCGACGGCCGGCGTCCATACCAACCACAGCTTTCCCGAAGCTCTCCTATCGCTAGATTTTCTCCACCTGCCGCTGTCGCAAAGAAGGGGAAAGACGCTGGTCGACTACCGAAACCAGGCGGTGATCCGGGCAACTCGGCTTCTCAGGCCGGCGTGTCCCGTATTCATCGCGGTCAGCGCGGCTTCACCGTTCGCGTCGGAAGAGGTGAACGGAACGGTCGAGACTGTGCTCACGGATCATGACTCGCGGCGCCTGGCATCGTTTCCGAATCCGGAACCCCTCGACGTACCCGGCCTCTACGCGAGCCACGATGAGTACATCGACATCTCCTATGAGCTGGTTCGATCCGGGATCCGCTTTGGCGCCAACAACTGGACACCCGTCCGTGCTCGGTCCGACGTCGCCCCGGTTCGGCGGAACATCTCTGCGACCAGCGACCAACTGAAAGAACTCTACCGACGAGGAATCTATTCAACTGGTGCGCACGGCAGCATCGAAGAGGCCGAAAGGGCACTGGTGGTGGAGAACCTCTGTGCACGGGTCGATTTGCCGATGGAACGGGTGGAAGTGCGCACCGACGAGGGCGGCGACAATCTCGAACTCTCGGTCGCCAAGATTTTGCTCAAAGAACTCCTGATGCTTCGCGCCTACGCCGATCCGGAGTACGGCTCGGGATATACCTACTGCCCGGAAGACATTCTCCGTGCGCGGCGCAACGAGCAGGAAGCGTCGAGGCGGGGACTCGATGCGGAGATCGAACACCCTGCGCACGGCGGAAAGGTCACCGTTCGCGATCAGCTGGGGGAAATCCTGGCGGAGGTCGAATCGCTGGCTGACGGGCTCGGATACGCCGACGACCTCGAGCCCCTGCGGAAGATGAGGGACGGCGGCACGAATCCTGCTGGGGCAACCAGGGCGTGGGTGCTCGAGCGGCTCGGGGGAGACGTGCGACGCACCCAGGATGGAAGGGTCGTCGTGCCTCCGGAGCTGTTGGTGGAGTGGTTCGACGAGCGACGAAGTCGGGTGGCGCATGAGGTAGCAGAGATCGCGTCGTCGCCCGGACTTTACAGGTCCGAGTGGAACAAGCTGGCACCGCTGGTCCTCGGCCTCCGCGAGATGGCCGAGCGTCGGCCCTCGCTTCCGGTGCGGGTCGGAAGGCCGGCTCGACCGGCGCTCGAGATCGAGGGGGTGAGTGACCGTACCCGAGATGTCCTCCTGCTCGCGACCGACATGGTGCGCATCCCCTCGATCACGAACTGCGAGGACGAACGTATCGATCAGGTCTTTTCCTGTGCCGGGTTCGTCGCCAACTTCCTGTCTCGGCACGGACTGGATGTGCGGTTTTTCGACCGCGGCCGGTACCCAGCGGTCTTGGCCAGGTTCCCCAGCCAGGACTCGGCTGAAGTCACCCTCTGCGGCCATTTCGACGTGGTGCGACCCGAACCCGACGACAGCCAGTTCGAGCCGATGATTCAGGGTGACTACCTGTGGGGCCGGGGCGCAGCCGATATGAAGACCGTTGTTGCAAGCTACATGGTGTGGATGAGCGAGGTCATGGCCGGAGGTCCACCGTACCCTCCGATCAATCTGCTGCTCGTCGGCAACGAGGAGAATGGAGAGGGCGAACCCTTCGGCACCCCGCACGTGCTCAAAACGCTCGAAAACGAGAGCGGATGGAAGCCTGGCTTGATGGTCGTCGGCGAGCGCACGGGCGAGGAGGGCAATGAGCTCTTCGGTAAGGTATGCACCGAGAGCCGCGGAGTTTTGAGAATGGAGATCACCGCCCGTGGTGCCTGCGGACACACGGGGACCGGGGCCGGTCCGAGGGACCTGCTCGACAGCCTGATCGAGATCAAATCCGTTCTTGGCTCGTCATGCAACCGCCACCTCACCCTGTCGAGCATGAATGGCTGGGAGACGTCGGCCCGTTTTCCATACCTGAATGTGGGCGAACGGGGGGTCTACAACATCACCGCCGGGTTGGGAGTTCTCGGCCTCGAGGTCCGACCGATCCCTGACGACGATCTCGAGGCCCTGGTCGCAGAGGTGCGTTCCCTGTGCAACGAGCTCGGCCTCGAAGAGACGGTGGAGGTGATGGAGGCGGGGGTCAAGTGTCCGCCGGACAATCCCTACCTCACGCACCTCATTGCATCGGTCACGTCCATCTCCGGTGGGCCGGCCGTGATCGGCAAGAAAAAACCGGGCTCGTCAGCCCGTTTCGCACCCGGGGGGAACCAGGTGGTGTGGGGGCAGAGCGGCATCGGTCCCCACTCCCGCGAGGAACGCCATTTCATTCCCTCGATCGAACCGTACCTGCGAGTGCTGGATGAGTTTGCGAAGCGGGTGGGGAAAAGGTGA
- a CDS encoding pyridoxal phosphate-dependent aminotransferase: protein MSTKKGDASDSSVPALVVDIDQLVGLDSSPERMLPIPGSRMFEINEALKVYLAREPGGSVFDASQGDGGASLPGVSRELLEAAQRLQIEHGTGYDKPFGTPAYRRAVVEDYWGLDASTGWGPANVIACQGGRDALVKAYDAVQFLGHKRRGDFVVVSRVPWISYNWGPYSVGANVMLAPGDEENAWTLTPEGIHACAEAAADSDRRIALLVITSPDNPTGRSMRLERQIELARAAFSIGIPYVLFDWIYHRVTEDEPHDLNALMKDLEPAERDRCIFLDGLTKSLGASNIRNAHLLASEEVIRFIQSRASHAVIPSFYSLAVAMAAYRMGFRKAAAPIIEPTNASRVVVRDFLADHEINHILGNGYYAFLDMSPWLEKAGYGDTSELGTTLAESYGIAVVPGVYFSGFGKNWIRFSYALPPETTRGALERLWQALSSL from the coding sequence TTGAGTACGAAAAAGGGCGATGCGAGCGACTCCAGTGTCCCGGCGCTGGTCGTCGATATTGACCAGTTGGTTGGCCTGGATTCCAGCCCGGAGAGAATGTTGCCGATTCCGGGAAGCCGGATGTTCGAAATCAACGAGGCCCTCAAGGTCTATCTCGCTCGCGAACCCGGCGGTAGCGTTTTCGATGCGAGTCAGGGCGACGGTGGTGCCAGCCTGCCCGGCGTTTCTCGCGAGCTCCTCGAGGCGGCCCAACGACTGCAGATCGAGCACGGAACCGGCTACGACAAACCGTTCGGTACGCCGGCCTACCGACGGGCGGTCGTCGAAGATTACTGGGGTCTGGACGCTTCGACCGGGTGGGGACCGGCTAACGTCATCGCTTGCCAGGGCGGGCGTGACGCCTTGGTCAAGGCTTATGACGCCGTGCAGTTCCTCGGGCACAAGCGGCGTGGCGATTTCGTAGTCGTTTCCAGGGTGCCCTGGATCTCCTACAACTGGGGCCCCTACTCGGTTGGCGCGAATGTGATGCTGGCGCCCGGCGACGAAGAAAACGCATGGACTCTCACGCCAGAGGGCATTCATGCCTGTGCCGAGGCAGCCGCCGACAGCGACCGCCGTATAGCGCTGCTGGTGATCACCAGTCCCGACAACCCGACCGGCCGCAGCATGCGTCTCGAACGTCAAATCGAGCTCGCCCGGGCCGCGTTTTCAATCGGCATCCCATACGTGCTGTTCGACTGGATCTACCACCGCGTGACGGAGGATGAGCCGCACGACCTCAACGCGTTGATGAAAGATCTCGAGCCGGCCGAACGAGACCGCTGTATCTTCCTCGATGGCCTCACCAAATCGCTCGGCGCGAGCAACATCCGGAACGCCCACCTGCTCGCGTCCGAGGAGGTCATACGCTTCATCCAGAGCCGCGCATCACACGCTGTCATCCCCTCGTTCTACAGCCTTGCGGTGGCGATGGCGGCATACCGGATGGGATTCAGGAAAGCCGCCGCGCCGATTATCGAACCGACCAACGCGAGTCGCGTGGTCGTCAGGGATTTTCTTGCCGACCACGAAATCAATCACATCCTCGGGAACGGCTACTACGCCTTTCTCGACATGAGCCCGTGGCTCGAGAAGGCGGGATACGGGGACACGTCCGAGCTCGGCACGACGCTCGCCGAGTCTTACGGGATCGCCGTCGTACCCGGCGTCTATTTCTCCGGTTTCGGCAAGAACTGGATTCGTTTTTCCTACGCGCTCCCGCCCGAGACCACGAGAGGGGCGCTCGAACGGCTGTGGCAGGCTCTGTCATCGTTGTGA
- the recG gene encoding ATP-dependent DNA helicase RecG, with protein MTSARDALRPDDPLVKLKGVGPRSAEDLASEGFHTVLDLLLHLPRRYEDRTKVWSLARHPEAASWILLKGRVTNLKVRRIPRRRMVIVDGVIDDGSGLLAVVWFNQRWIHRRLSDEPELYLYGQVRERRGGVLQLVNPEVEEVADGEERVVPVYRRLGRFGGRRLRNLIAQCVEATETCRDPLPAAVRARFGLPPLCDALRELHLPSPPCELAAQDSGLEDFNSGNSPFHRRLAFDELLAFACAMHMRRLARRAAGAAVIDTEIVNPTRIAKLVPFELTGAQLNVLDEMKMDLGSGRPMSRLLQGDVGSGKTVVAALAMLMALDSGHQVAFMAPTELLAEQHARTFEDIFSAVGFTTHRLTGSMVPAAQRSVREGLADGSVRMVVGTHALFQESVTFRQLGLVVVDEQHRFGVAQRQALVGKGRAPHLLVMTATPIPRSLALTVYGDLDLSIIDEMPPGRRPVHTHLRFGDARPRVLDFLKHEIEGGGRVYVVFPIIDASEEIEAAALTEREAAYRQALQGIEVGVLHGRLDRSQREETIARFRRGTAPVLLSTTIVEVGVDVPEASVMVIESPQRFGLSQLHQLRGRVGRGTRQAWCILLADEGIGEDALRRLEVVCESTDGFAIAEADLKLRGPGELIGTKQWGPAGFRFANIFRERDLIRRTKVLAAELEASGELGEVIEGLREYFPIEVVLAAD; from the coding sequence TTGACTTCGGCGCGAGACGCGCTGCGCCCCGACGATCCTCTGGTCAAATTGAAGGGTGTCGGCCCGCGCAGCGCCGAGGACCTCGCCAGCGAGGGCTTCCACACGGTTCTCGATCTTCTGCTGCATCTGCCACGGCGCTACGAAGACAGGACGAAGGTGTGGAGCCTGGCTCGTCATCCGGAGGCCGCATCCTGGATCCTGCTCAAAGGTCGGGTCACCAACCTGAAGGTTCGTCGTATCCCGCGGCGCAGGATGGTCATCGTCGATGGCGTGATCGATGACGGCAGTGGCCTGCTCGCAGTGGTTTGGTTCAATCAGCGATGGATTCACCGCCGCCTATCCGACGAACCGGAGCTCTATCTCTACGGACAGGTTCGCGAACGTCGTGGCGGAGTGTTGCAGCTGGTCAACCCGGAAGTCGAGGAGGTCGCCGACGGAGAGGAACGGGTAGTACCCGTCTATCGGCGCCTCGGCAGGTTTGGAGGACGTCGGCTGAGGAATCTGATAGCGCAATGTGTCGAGGCGACCGAAACCTGCCGCGATCCCCTTCCTGCCGCGGTGCGAGCGCGTTTCGGCCTCCCGCCTCTGTGCGACGCGCTGCGCGAGTTGCACCTCCCGAGCCCGCCGTGTGAGTTGGCGGCCCAAGATAGCGGGCTCGAAGACTTCAACAGTGGAAACAGCCCTTTTCACCGTCGGCTGGCTTTCGACGAGCTGCTGGCGTTCGCGTGCGCGATGCACATGCGTCGACTCGCACGTAGGGCGGCGGGCGCTGCCGTGATCGACACCGAAATCGTCAATCCGACGCGAATTGCGAAGCTCGTGCCGTTCGAGCTGACCGGTGCTCAGCTCAACGTCCTCGACGAGATGAAGATGGATCTCGGGAGCGGCAGGCCGATGTCTCGGCTGTTGCAGGGTGACGTTGGCTCCGGCAAGACGGTGGTAGCCGCCCTGGCGATGCTGATGGCGCTCGATTCAGGCCATCAGGTGGCATTCATGGCGCCGACGGAGCTGCTGGCCGAGCAACATGCCCGGACGTTCGAAGACATTTTTTCCGCAGTCGGATTTACCACCCACCGACTCACCGGATCGATGGTGCCGGCCGCCCAGCGGTCCGTACGTGAGGGCCTCGCCGATGGATCTGTGCGGATGGTAGTCGGCACGCACGCTCTTTTCCAGGAGTCAGTGACCTTCCGGCAGCTCGGTCTGGTAGTAGTTGACGAGCAGCACCGGTTCGGCGTCGCCCAAAGGCAGGCGTTGGTCGGGAAAGGCCGTGCCCCACACCTGCTGGTGATGACAGCCACGCCGATTCCCCGGTCGCTCGCGTTGACCGTCTACGGTGATCTCGACCTGTCGATCATCGACGAGATGCCCCCGGGCCGGCGGCCAGTACACACCCACCTCCGATTCGGCGACGCTCGTCCTCGAGTACTCGATTTCTTGAAGCACGAGATCGAAGGTGGAGGGAGGGTCTACGTCGTCTTCCCGATCATCGATGCCAGCGAAGAGATCGAGGCGGCGGCGCTGACCGAACGTGAGGCAGCCTACCGGCAGGCCTTGCAGGGAATCGAGGTTGGTGTGCTGCATGGCCGCCTCGATCGATCCCAGCGGGAGGAGACGATCGCCCGGTTCAGGCGGGGCACGGCACCGGTGCTGTTGTCGACCACCATCGTCGAGGTCGGCGTGGACGTCCCCGAGGCATCGGTGATGGTGATCGAGTCTCCCCAGCGCTTCGGCCTGTCGCAACTGCATCAGCTGCGCGGCAGGGTGGGGCGCGGCACACGACAGGCGTGGTGCATCCTGTTGGCCGACGAGGGAATCGGTGAGGACGCTCTACGACGTCTGGAGGTGGTCTGTGAAAGTACGGACGGGTTCGCGATTGCCGAGGCGGACCTCAAGCTCCGTGGGCCCGGCGAACTCATCGGCACGAAACAGTGGGGACCGGCCGGTTTCAGATTTGCCAACATATTCCGAGAGCGTGACCTGATCCGCCGGACGAAGGTACTGGCTGCCGAGCTCGAAGCCTCAGGCGAACTCGGAGAAGTCATCGAGGGTCTCAGAGAGTATTTCCCGATCGAAGTCGTGCTGGCCGCGGACTGA
- a CDS encoding cyclic nucleotide-binding domain-containing protein produces MAKFKVKSHKPTDSRHDSLEPMRTTFASGTKIFAEGDLGLTMYVIESGTVEVRKNLGGEERTLATFGKGDFFGEMCMLEDESPRSASAYAVDDVAAVMIDQSAFTFILKHNPEIAIRMMRKLVVRLQQTTALLEKAVGHEVDIDESGIKDTESGAEPDPNARLVEISSGITFPLADSRETTIGRIDPVTGIHPDIDLTPVDGKRSISRRHARIRRDDDGGYNVIEDVGTMNGTFVNGERLAAGKPAPVTNGDTVVFGTIQCRFEIDAD; encoded by the coding sequence ATGGCGAAATTCAAGGTCAAATCGCACAAGCCGACCGACTCGCGTCACGACTCGCTGGAACCGATGCGGACGACATTCGCGAGCGGCACGAAGATTTTTGCCGAGGGTGATCTCGGACTCACCATGTACGTCATCGAAAGCGGCACGGTGGAAGTGCGCAAGAACCTGGGCGGCGAGGAGCGAACCCTCGCAACCTTCGGGAAGGGCGACTTTTTTGGCGAGATGTGCATGCTGGAAGATGAATCGCCCCGCTCCGCGTCGGCCTATGCGGTGGACGATGTGGCCGCGGTCATGATCGACCAGTCGGCATTCACCTTCATCCTGAAACACAACCCCGAAATCGCGATTCGTATGATGCGCAAGCTTGTCGTACGCCTCCAGCAGACCACGGCGCTGCTCGAAAAGGCGGTCGGGCATGAAGTCGACATCGATGAATCCGGCATCAAGGACACTGAGAGCGGCGCGGAGCCCGATCCCAACGCGCGTCTGGTCGAGATCAGCTCCGGCATCACGTTTCCGCTCGCGGACTCGCGCGAGACCACCATCGGCAGGATAGATCCCGTGACCGGCATCCACCCGGACATCGACCTCACGCCGGTCGATGGCAAGCGATCGATATCTCGTCGACACGCGAGAATTCGACGTGACGACGACGGCGGGTACAACGTCATCGAGGATGTTGGCACGATGAACGGTACCTTCGTCAACGGCGAACGGCTGGCGGCCGGCAAGCCGGCGCCGGTAACCAACGGCGACACGGTGGTCTTCGGCACCATCCAGTGCCGGTTCGAGATCGACGCAGATTGA
- a CDS encoding LD-carboxypeptidase — MSKEFAPLQPGEPIGVVALSGPVNPVRLDAGLEVLRAWGHPVVESSNIRRSELYLAGTDAERVDGVREVLESGARVIVAARGGYGSTRILDDLPWRILKGKRAIFVGFSDLTAVLNPLSGLGTVQIHGPMVAAGLTRPANAERLRSLLLGELSGGPLFRVPKRCVVREGRASGRVIGGNLALMIALIGTPWEPDFDGSLLFLEEVGEPLYRLDRMLTHLRASGRLRKVKALIGGSLRDCRPASERPGTWQRLLLEAAPPDAPVIVDLPFGHGAQNLAFPVGGVVELDTDSATIVWN; from the coding sequence GTGAGTAAAGAATTCGCACCGCTCCAACCCGGTGAGCCGATCGGCGTTGTCGCGCTATCGGGCCCGGTCAATCCGGTCAGGCTCGATGCAGGTCTCGAGGTGCTTCGCGCTTGGGGGCACCCGGTGGTCGAATCATCGAATATCCGCCGAAGCGAGCTCTATCTGGCGGGGACCGACGCCGAGCGGGTCGACGGAGTCAGGGAGGTTCTCGAGTCCGGCGCGCGGGTGATTGTGGCTGCCAGGGGCGGGTACGGTTCTACGCGAATTCTTGATGACCTACCCTGGCGAATTCTCAAGGGGAAGAGAGCGATCTTCGTCGGCTTCTCCGATCTCACCGCCGTGCTGAACCCGCTCTCCGGACTGGGAACAGTACAGATCCACGGTCCGATGGTCGCCGCCGGTCTCACCAGGCCAGCCAATGCGGAGCGCCTCCGTTCCCTGTTGCTCGGCGAGCTCTCCGGCGGCCCGCTATTTCGGGTCCCGAAGCGATGCGTTGTGCGTGAAGGCCGAGCCTCGGGAAGGGTGATAGGAGGGAATCTGGCCCTCATGATAGCCCTGATTGGCACGCCGTGGGAACCGGATTTCGACGGCAGTCTGCTCTTTCTCGAGGAGGTCGGTGAGCCACTCTACCGGCTCGATCGAATGTTGACCCACCTCAGGGCCTCTGGTAGATTGCGAAAGGTGAAAGCATTGATTGGAGGGAGCTTGCGTGATTGTCGCCCGGCATCCGAACGGCCCGGCACATGGCAACGGCTCCTCCTCGAAGCGGCTCCGCCAGACGCGCCGGTGATCGTTGATCTTCCATTCGGACACGGCGCACAAAATCTCGCATTTCCGGTCGGCGGGGTCGTCGAACTCGACACCGATTCGGCCACGATCGTCTGGAATTAA
- a CDS encoding AAA family ATPase — translation MSVRDADLRPLEEIAPTQIFDELRKGVLGQNTALRYVAVAVYKHTTGKVPGNILLIGNSGTGKTTIMNNIQRMYHDVAEYRPFRAMTIINANLLVDAERLEFQPERLFTAVEQRARALLGSKPTAAALTETMERATICIDEIDKMSSIVAGKPNPIGVVLQQGLLTLMEGEVVTYKTYAREDGEEVPVTLNIDTSHMMFICGGAFEGLYDQVYLRVINPSSGEKLKSQAVQMADGQVRIETRFALADFLKPEDLFEYGMVPQFMARFDNVVLLRDLDVAVLKEILTSSLDSPFIRSKAFFEVMDIELDLDDVAAAMIAEAAEKNIRTGARALRTVFNKIINPLEFDPWQHQGLEEKAEGGYRLVVTQEMAKRAVGGNGG, via the coding sequence ATGAGTGTCAGGGATGCGGATCTGCGTCCTCTCGAGGAGATCGCTCCGACGCAGATCTTCGATGAGCTGCGCAAGGGTGTGCTCGGCCAGAACACGGCCCTGCGCTACGTCGCGGTCGCGGTCTACAAGCACACCACCGGCAAGGTGCCCGGCAACATCCTCCTGATCGGCAACTCGGGAACCGGCAAGACGACGATCATGAACAACATCCAGCGGATGTATCACGACGTCGCCGAGTACCGGCCGTTTCGTGCGATGACGATCATCAACGCGAATCTGCTGGTGGATGCCGAACGGCTCGAGTTCCAGCCGGAGAGACTTTTCACCGCGGTCGAGCAGAGGGCCCGGGCCCTTCTCGGCTCCAAACCTACCGCCGCGGCCCTCACCGAGACGATGGAACGCGCCACGATCTGCATCGACGAGATCGACAAGATGTCGTCGATCGTGGCCGGCAAACCGAACCCGATCGGAGTGGTCCTGCAGCAGGGCCTGCTAACCCTGATGGAGGGGGAGGTTGTGACCTACAAGACCTACGCGCGGGAGGACGGCGAGGAAGTGCCGGTCACGCTGAACATCGACACCAGCCACATGATGTTCATCTGCGGCGGCGCCTTCGAGGGCCTCTACGACCAGGTGTATCTGCGGGTCATCAACCCTTCGAGCGGAGAAAAGCTCAAATCGCAGGCGGTACAGATGGCCGACGGCCAGGTGCGGATCGAAACCCGTTTCGCCCTGGCGGATTTCCTCAAGCCCGAGGACCTCTTCGAGTACGGCATGGTGCCACAGTTCATGGCCCGCTTCGACAACGTGGTTTTGCTGCGGGATCTCGACGTGGCCGTTCTCAAGGAGATCCTCACCAGCTCGCTCGACTCACCCTTCATCCGCTCGAAGGCGTTCTTCGAGGTGATGGATATCGAGCTCGATCTCGACGACGTTGCGGCGGCGATGATCGCGGAAGCCGCTGAGAAGAACATCCGCACGGGGGCTCGCGCACTCCGGACGGTCTTCAACAAGATCATCAATCCGCTCGAGTTCGACCCCTGGCAGCATCAAGGACTGGAGGAGAAGGCAGAGGGCGGTTACCGCCTGGTGGTGACGCAGGAGATGGCGAAACGGGCGGTCGGCGGCAACGGGGGTTAG
- a CDS encoding aminopeptidase, giving the protein MIDTKDLEVWAGYLLDHSLGGITADDRVMIKGEAVCWPLISVLERRVIEAGGVPDVYLVPPNNERGRVWSAEMARSGSEEQLGAAPGWHQQRYEDMTKYVEVLGAEDPELFMGLTADQSQALAAADRPFANIRLSKQWVITLYPTRASAELEEMDFDAYREFIVGASTTDPRPLLEAEQALAPVIDGGRNIRIITVHPKDGRELALELDISESHAVLSYGLRNFPDGEIFTSPNANSTEGEIFVDLPVNYGGNDIRGIYLRFEGGRIVEYAAEEGHEHLAAIIETDDGSHRLGEVALGMNPGLDRVLKHPLFVEKVGGTLHIAIGLSYEDCFVEDPGSEAGKASIAALEEAGVLNRSAQHVDIVTDFRPGGCGRSVHIDDVELAPRNGVWEVVG; this is encoded by the coding sequence ATGATTGACACCAAAGACCTCGAGGTATGGGCCGGATACCTTCTCGATCACTCACTTGGAGGGATCACAGCTGACGACCGCGTGATGATCAAGGGCGAAGCTGTGTGCTGGCCCCTGATATCGGTCCTCGAGCGCAGGGTGATCGAGGCGGGTGGTGTGCCCGACGTTTATCTGGTCCCACCGAACAACGAACGAGGCCGGGTGTGGTCGGCCGAAATGGCGCGATCGGGGAGCGAAGAACAGCTGGGCGCAGCGCCCGGATGGCATCAGCAGCGCTACGAGGACATGACCAAATACGTGGAGGTACTGGGCGCAGAGGATCCCGAGTTGTTCATGGGCCTGACCGCTGACCAATCGCAGGCTTTGGCGGCGGCCGACCGACCCTTCGCCAATATCAGGCTGTCGAAACAGTGGGTGATCACCCTCTACCCGACGCGCGCGTCAGCCGAGTTGGAGGAGATGGACTTCGATGCCTACAGGGAGTTCATCGTCGGCGCCTCGACCACCGATCCGCGTCCGTTGTTGGAGGCGGAACAGGCGCTCGCTCCGGTCATCGACGGTGGACGAAATATCCGCATCATCACCGTCCATCCGAAGGACGGGCGGGAGCTCGCGCTCGAGCTTGATATCTCCGAGAGCCACGCCGTTCTGTCCTACGGGCTCCGCAACTTCCCGGACGGGGAGATTTTCACCAGCCCCAACGCCAACAGCACGGAGGGCGAGATCTTCGTCGATCTGCCGGTCAATTACGGCGGCAACGACATCCGCGGGATCTATCTGAGGTTCGAAGGTGGGCGGATCGTCGAGTACGCTGCCGAGGAAGGCCACGAGCACCTGGCGGCGATCATCGAGACCGACGACGGTTCCCATCGCCTCGGCGAGGTAGCCCTGGGGATGAACCCCGGGCTCGACCGGGTCCTGAAACACCCTCTCTTTGTCGAGAAGGTCGGCGGTACCCTGCACATCGCGATCGGTCTGAGCTACGAGGACTGCTTCGTCGAAGATCCTGGCTCGGAGGCCGGCAAAGCGTCGATCGCGGCGCTAGAGGAGGCCGGGGTTCTCAACCGCTCCGCCCAGCACGTCGATATCGTGACTGATTTTCGACCCGGCGGTTGCGGTCGCTCGGTACACATCGACGACGTCGAGCTGGCGCCGCGAAATGGGGTGTGGGAGGTGGTGGGATGA